The Deltaproteobacteria bacterium genomic interval CTTGATCTCCCGGAAGAGCCGGGAGAGCTCCTTCTCCGGCAGCTTCACCTTTTCGCAGCACTCCCGGATCCGGGTCTCCGCGGCCTCGACCAGGTCCGCGTACCGGCGGATCTTGTCGCCGATGACCTCGATCTGCCGCTCCTTGAGGTGGATCTCCTGGATCGACTCGACCACGCGCTCGTTCAGGGAGGCGACCTTGGACTTCAAGGGCTGCCGCTCCTTCTCCTTCACGCCCCCCTTGCGCAGCCGCGCCTCGATCTCGGCCGCGGACTGGTGCGTGCGGCGGACCCGCTGGATGATCCGCAGCACCTTGTCGAGCGCCGCCTTCTCCTCCTCCTCGGTGGAATCCTCGTCGAGGTCCTTGATGACGTCCCGGACCTGCATCTCCCCGGCCTTCAGCTTGTCGCCGACCTTGAACAGCTCGTCGAGGGCGATGGAGCAGCTCTTGACCGACGAGACGATCTCCCGCTCCCCGTCCTCGATCCGCTTGGCGAGGCTGACCTCCCCTTCCCGGTTCAGCAGCGGGATCGCCCCCATCTCCTTCAGGTAGAGGCGGACCGGATCGTTTCCCTTGATCCCCCCGGGATACTCGAACTCCTCCTCCTCGACCGCCGGCTCCTCCTCGACCGCCGCCTCCTCCTCCTCCTCGGTCGCCTCCTCGCCGATCAGGAGGTTCGCTCCGCCGGGGATCGGGACCTTCTGGAAGTCGTCCACCACCTCGATGGCGTTCTCCCCGAAGATCTCCATGACGTCGTCGATCTGGTCCCCGGTGAGGATGTCCGGCGGGAGGACGCTGTTCAGCTCGTCGTAGGTGACGTACCCCTGCGCGCGGCCCTTCTCCACCAGCCCATCGATGCCGTCGGGATGCTTCCGCCTCGCCATCTTCACCTCACCTCGTCACCGGGATCTGCGTTCCGATTCCAACCGCTCTTTTTCCATCTTCGCGGCCAGCACGCGCGAAAAAAGGGGGGCCCTCTCGTCCTCGTCCGCCGCGGCCCGCATCCGTTCCTGGAGATCGTCGATCTCCCGCTGGGCCTGCCGGATCCGCAGCTCCCTCAGCGCGCCCGGGTATCGCCTCCGCGCCTCCTCCGGCGAAACGTCCGACCGGACGATCTCGGCGGAGAGGCGGCTCCGGACCCCTTCGGGAAGCGTCTCCGACAGCAGGGCCGCCGCGTCCGCGGACGGGGCGCGCTCCGCGAGGGACGCCAGCCGGAAGACCGCTTCCCTCGCGTCCTCCCCCGACAGCATCGGCGCCACGCCGTCCCGCACGGCCGCGACCGCGAGGGTCGGGTCCGCCGCCAGGAGCTGCAGCAGGCGGCTCTCCTCCGGGAGGGGGTCCTTCGCGGCCGCCGGGGCGTCTCCCGCCGGGGGCGCGCCCGCCCCCGGCTCCCCGACCTGCCGTCGGATCGTCTCCACCGGGAGCCCGGCCGTCGCGGCGACCCGCTGCGCGTAGAGTTCCCGTTCCGCGGGTTCCCCGATCCAGCGAAGATACTTTTCCATCAACCGCACGTACGACAGTTTTCCGGATATCGTCCCCAGGTCGTATTTCCGGGAAGCTCCCCGCTCGATGTACTCCATCAGCGGCACCGCGCCCGCGATCCGCCGGGCGATCTCCTCCATGGGAGTCACCTTCGCCCAGTCGTCGGGATCCATCCCCTTCGGGGGGAAAAGGACCTTCGGGCTCACGCCGGCCGCGTACAAGGGGCCTCCCGACCGCACGGTGGCCATCTTCCCCGCCACGTCCCCGTCGTAGAACAGGATGACGTTCCCCGACAATCGTTTCAGGGTCCTGGCGTGGGATTCCGTGAGGGCGGTCCCGCACGTCGCCACGACGCTCCGGATTCCCTTCTGCCACAGGCCGATCAGGTCCATGTATCCTTCGACCACCACCACCCTCCCTTCGTTCCGGATGGAGGGAAGCGCCTGGTGGAGGCCGTAGAGGAGCGAACTTTTCCGGTAGAGCTCCGACTCGGGGGAGTTCAGGTACTTCGGAACGGCGTCGTCGACCGCGCGCCCCCCGAAGCCGCACACGCGCCCGCGGGCGTCGGCGATGGGAAAGAGCAGCCTCCCGCGGAACCGTTCGCGGAAACCGCCGCCGGAAGACAGGAGCAGTCCCGCCGCCTCCGCGCGCGCGGGATCGATCCCGCCCCGTTTCATCGCGGCCTGCAGCTCCCCGCCGTGCCCGGCCCAACCCAGCGAGAATTCCTGTTCCGCCTCGGGGGTGACGCCGCGGCGACGGAGAAAATCCCGACCGGGCTTCCCCGCGGGGGCGCGAAGCATCTCCCGGTACGTCTCGGAAGCCAGCCGCAGGATCGCAAACAGGTCTTCCCTGGGTTTGATCCCCGGCGCCCCGCCTTCGTACCGGACCGCGACGCCGTACCGTTCCGCAAGCTCCTCGACCGAGTCCGCGAAGGACAGGTTGCGCGCCTTCATCAGGAAGTGGAAGACCGATCCCCCTTCCCCGCAGCCGAAGCATTTGAACGCCTGCCGGGTGGGGTGGACGAAGAACGACGGCGTCTTCTCCCGGTGGAACGGGCAGAGTCCCCGGAAGTTCGCTCCGGCCCGGGTGAGGGGTACCGTCTCGGAGACGATCTCCACGATGTCCGCCCGGTCCCGCACTTCCCGGATCGTGCTTTCGGAAATGCGTCCTCCCAAGGGCCTCCTCGAGGGGGCGGCCGGCACGGCGCCCCCGTACGCCCCGATGACGAGGGGCGAAAAAAAACCCGGGCGACGGCGTCGCCGGGACTGATCCCCGTACGTTCGTCCTATCCGGCCAGGAGGCGCCGGACCGTTTCGCTGACCGCTTTGCCGTCCGCCCGCCCGGCGACCTTCGGCATGAGCGTCTTCATGACGCGCCCCATGTCGGAGGGACCCTTGGCCCCCGCCTCGGCGATCGCCTCGCGCACCAGCGCCTCGACCTCGGCCTGCGGGAGCGCCTTCGGAAGGTACCGCTCGAGGACGGCGATCTCCGCCTCCTCGTTCGCGGCCAGCTCCGGCCGGTTTCCCTTCAGAAACAGGTCGATCGACTCGCGCCGCTGCTTGACCATGGTGGCGATCACCTTGAGGACCGCCTCTTCGGGAAGCTCCGCCCCCGGCGCGAGCTCCTTTCGGGTGACCGCGTCGATCTCCCGGTTCTTCAGCGCGGCGACGGCCATCCGCAAAGCAGAAAGGGCCAAGGAGTCCCGCTCCTTGGCCGCCTTCTGCATGTCCGCCCGTATCTGTTCCTTGATTCCCAACTCTACCTGCTCATCTTCTTCATTTTCTTCAAGGCCCGCTTCCTGGCCGCCAGCGTCTTCTTCTTCCGCTTGACGCTGGGCTTCTCGTAATGCTCGCGCTTGCGGATCTCCGACAGGATCCCGGCCTTCTCGCACTGTTTCTTGAACCGCTTTAATACGCTCTCGAAGGGCTCCTCTTCCTTCACGCGGACGCCCGGCATGGTTGGATCACCCCTTCCCTTGCCTGATAAAAGCCGAAAATTATTGTATCTTACGCTTTTTTCCGGTTTCGTCAACAGAAACCGGGAGGGGGATCACCCGATCTTGCCGAGGGGACGGCCCCCGAGCAGGTGAAGGTGGAGGTGCGGGACGACCTGGCCCCCCTGCTCCCCGTTGTTGATCACCACCCGGTACCCGGTCTCGGCGACTCCCTTCTCGTCGGCGATCTTCGCCGCGAGGCGCATCGCCCTCCCCAGGACGGCGGCGTCCGTCTTTCCGACGTCGTTCAGGTTCAGCATGTGCTCCTTGGGGACGATCAGCACGTGCACGGGCGCGATCGGGTGGATGTCGGCGAAGGCGATCAGGTCGTGGTCCTCGTACAACGGCTGCGTCGGCACCTCTTTCCTCGCGATCTTGCAGAAAATGCATTCCTCGCTCATGCGCTCTTCTCCCCTCGCCGGTATGCGCTTCTGTAGAAACAGCTCCGTTCCCCCGTGTGGCAGGCGGGGCCCTTCTGTCGAACGCGGTACAGGATCGTGTCGACGTCGCAGTCGTAGAGGACCTCCTCCACGTCCTGGAAGTGCCCCGACGTCTCCCCCTTCACCCAGAGCGATTTCCTCGAACGGCTCCAGTACGTCGCGTGACCCGAGGAGAACGTGTTCCGGATCGCCTCCGCGTTCGCCCACGCGACCATCAGCACCGCGTTGTCCGTGACGTCCTGGGTCACGACGGGGACCAATCCCCGGTCGTCGAACTTGACCAGCCCGACCAGCTCGTCTGCAGTCATCGAATCCCCTCAGGAATGTACCCCGTC includes:
- a CDS encoding DNA primase, which produces MRDRADIVEIVSETVPLTRAGANFRGLCPFHREKTPSFFVHPTRQAFKCFGCGEGGSVFHFLMKARNLSFADSVEELAERYGVAVRYEGGAPGIKPREDLFAILRLASETYREMLRAPAGKPGRDFLRRRGVTPEAEQEFSLGWAGHGGELQAAMKRGGIDPARAEAAGLLLSSGGGFRERFRGRLLFPIADARGRVCGFGGRAVDDAVPKYLNSPESELYRKSSLLYGLHQALPSIRNEGRVVVVEGYMDLIGLWQKGIRSVVATCGTALTESHARTLKRLSGNVILFYDGDVAGKMATVRSGGPLYAAGVSPKVLFPPKGMDPDDWAKVTPMEEIARRIAGAVPLMEYIERGASRKYDLGTISGKLSYVRLMEKYLRWIGEPAERELYAQRVAATAGLPVETIRRQVGEPGAGAPPAGDAPAAAKDPLPEESRLLQLLAADPTLAVAAVRDGVAPMLSGEDAREAVFRLASLAERAPSADAAALLSETLPEGVRSRLSAEIVRSDVSPEEARRRYPGALRELRIRQAQREIDDLQERMRAAADEDERAPLFSRVLAAKMEKERLESERRSR
- a CDS encoding GatB/YqeY domain-containing protein, which encodes MGIKEQIRADMQKAAKERDSLALSALRMAVAALKNREIDAVTRKELAPGAELPEEAVLKVIATMVKQRRESIDLFLKGNRPELAANEEAEIAVLERYLPKALPQAEVEALVREAIAEAGAKGPSDMGRVMKTLMPKVAGRADGKAVSETVRRLLAG
- a CDS encoding 30S ribosomal protein S21; its protein translation is MPGVRVKEEEPFESVLKRFKKQCEKAGILSEIRKREHYEKPSVKRKKKTLAARKRALKKMKKMSR
- a CDS encoding histidine triad nucleotide-binding protein, which encodes MSEECIFCKIARKEVPTQPLYEDHDLIAFADIHPIAPVHVLIVPKEHMLNLNDVGKTDAAVLGRAMRLAAKIADEKGVAETGYRVVINNGEQGGQVVPHLHLHLLGGRPLGKIG
- the hisI gene encoding phosphoribosyl-AMP cyclohydrolase, giving the protein MTADELVGLVKFDDRGLVPVVTQDVTDNAVLMVAWANAEAIRNTFSSGHATYWSRSRKSLWVKGETSGHFQDVEEVLYDCDVDTILYRVRQKGPACHTGERSCFYRSAYRRGEKSA